A portion of the Wolbachia endosymbiont of Oedothorax gibbosus genome contains these proteins:
- a CDS encoding ankyrin repeat domain-containing protein — protein sequence MGFNEEKRESFSKFFKEVSSNGFKNINKRNEEGETILHQAVEISDYKIVRLLIKKGAEVNARDKKGYTPLHCAVFARSLENVKVLLREGAEVNATQYVSGCTPLHSACKIGGAGIEIIKELVKAGAAVNQLNKYGATPMYYIWESEKYRLCDSKESEKARKFFGKQGGITKSRELTCYGIEMLVREIADMLDRSYLPELKIIEIGEIRKKDKSLIKEECKNLASKIMSQVNEMIDEVVEANLSKMW from the coding sequence ATGGGGTTCAACGAAGAAAAGAGAGAATCTTTTAGTAAGTTTTTTAAAGAAGTATCAAGTAACGGATTTAAAAATATTAATAAAAGAAATGAAGAAGGAGAGACGATATTACACCAAGCAGTGGAAATCTCTGATTACAAAATAGTAAGGTTATTAATAAAAAAAGGAGCAGAGGTAAATGCAAGAGACAAAAAGGGTTATACACCTCTGCACTGCGCAGTATTTGCGAGAAGTTTAGAAAATGTAAAAGTACTGCTAAGGGAAGGAGCAGAAGTAAATGCCACTCAATATGTCAGTGGATGTACGCCATTGCACTCTGCATGCAAAATAGGAGGAGCAGGAATTGAAATAATAAAAGAGCTAGTAAAGGCCGGAGCTGCAGTTAATCAACTGAATAAGTACGGTGCAACACCAATGTATTACATATGGGAAAGTGAAAAGTATCGTCTATGTGATAGCAAAGAGAGTGAAAAGGCGAGGAAATTCTTTGGAAAACAAGGAGGAATAACAAAAAGTAGAGAACTGACGTGCTATGGAATAGAGATGCTAGTGAGAGAAATAGCAGACATGTTGGATAGGAGTTATTTACCAGAGTTAAAAATAATAGAGATAGGAGAAATAAGGAAGAAAGATAAGTCACTAATAAAGGAAGAATGTAAAAATTTAGCAAGCAAAATAATGAGCCAAGTGAACGAAATGATAGATGAAGTGGTGGAGGCAAACTTAAGCAAGATGTGGTGA
- a CDS encoding IS110 family transposase, whose amino-acid sequence MINNFLGIDVSKDRFDVFLSFISKKGKRETRKRSFKNDDNGFQGLRSFLQKHNVEQVKACMEATGCYSEALAEFLHNTGHFVSVVNPACIRFYAKSKLIRQKNDQTDAEIIADYCQKQEPARWTPPSPELKKLRHLYRCSAALKDELTLVNNHLEKKERLPKEVANAWEDLAMNIAQKIETIKNSIRELLKQHKKLLENFQLLLTIPGIGEESAIAILAEVPDIKTFRDARQLAAYAGTIPRNITSGSSVYAKPRLSKSGSQTLRKALFFPAIVAKNHNPIIMSFCQRLKEKGKHNMAIVGAAMRKLLHIIFGILTSKSAFDPNHIKNYRARRLTEGLVI is encoded by the coding sequence ATGATCAACAACTTTCTGGGCATAGATGTATCAAAAGATCGCTTTGATGTTTTTCTCTCATTTATAAGTAAAAAAGGAAAACGTGAAACTAGGAAAAGGAGCTTTAAAAACGATGATAATGGGTTTCAAGGTCTGCGGAGCTTTCTACAAAAACATAATGTAGAACAAGTAAAAGCCTGCATGGAAGCTACCGGTTGTTATAGTGAAGCTTTGGCTGAATTTCTACACAATACTGGACATTTTGTTAGTGTTGTTAATCCAGCTTGCATAAGATTTTATGCAAAAAGTAAGCTTATACGACAAAAGAATGATCAGACTGATGCAGAAATAATTGCTGATTATTGCCAAAAACAAGAACCTGCTCGCTGGACACCACCCTCTCCTGAACTGAAAAAATTAAGACATCTTTATCGTTGTTCGGCTGCGTTAAAAGATGAATTGACATTAGTAAATAACCACCTAGAAAAAAAAGAGAGACTGCCTAAAGAAGTTGCAAATGCTTGGGAAGATCTTGCAATGAATATAGCTCAAAAAATAGAAACAATAAAAAACTCCATACGTGAACTATTAAAGCAACACAAAAAGTTGTTAGAAAACTTTCAACTTCTATTGACTATTCCAGGCATAGGAGAGGAATCAGCAATAGCTATTTTAGCTGAAGTTCCTGACATAAAAACTTTTAGAGATGCTAGGCAATTGGCAGCATATGCTGGAACTATACCACGAAATATAACATCAGGTTCATCTGTATATGCCAAACCCAGATTAAGTAAATCAGGTTCACAAACATTACGTAAGGCACTTTTCTTTCCTGCCATAGTAGCTAAGAATCACAATCCTATCATTATGAGTTTTTGCCAAAGATTAAAGGAAAAGGGTAAGCATAATATGGCCATCGTTGGTGCTGCAATGCGTAAGCTACTCCACATCATTTTCGGTATTCTGACATCCAAAAGTGCTTTTGATCCAAATCATATCAAGAACTACAGAGCTAGGAGGTTGACTGAAGGCTTAGTGATTTAA
- a CDS encoding ankyrin repeat domain-containing protein, whose translation MLDNQEGRKAFERFIEEFLDNPFKDINERIEKGRTVLHYAAQLSDVGIVRLLIEQGANVNARDDRGETALHIAAFAGKAKNAKALIEKGAEVNAKSNNKAVPLHLACLGRRIKTIEVLINAEGDTSAIDKFGCSPLNYAKIYPKVTSYLEKKGVNMRDVAVMYGEANKAIEEIMERCNKGPEGEVMSFKEVVELIEKESLGMEEK comes from the coding sequence ATGTTGGATAATCAAGAAGGAAGAAAAGCTTTTGAGAGGTTTATCGAAGAATTTTTAGATAATCCGTTTAAAGATATTAATGAAAGAATTGAAAAGGGTCGTACAGTATTGCACTATGCGGCACAACTGTCAGATGTTGGAATAGTAAGGTTATTAATAGAACAAGGTGCAAATGTCAATGCTAGAGATGATAGGGGAGAAACAGCACTACATATAGCTGCATTTGCAGGAAAAGCAAAAAACGCGAAGGCACTGATAGAGAAAGGAGCCGAGGTAAATGCAAAGTCGAACAACAAAGCAGTGCCACTACACTTGGCATGTCTTGGAAGAAGAATAAAAACAATAGAAGTGCTAATAAATGCAGAAGGAGATACGAGTGCGATAGATAAATTTGGATGTAGCCCACTAAACTATGCAAAAATTTACCCGAAAGTGACAAGTTATTTAGAAAAGAAGGGAGTGAATATGAGAGATGTGGCAGTGATGTATGGAGAAGCAAACAAGGCAATAGAAGAAATAATGGAAAGGTGTAATAAAGGACCGGAGGGAGAAGTGATGAGTTTTAAGGAAGTAGTGGAATTAATAGAAAAAGAATCCTTGGGAATGGAAGAGAAATAG
- a CDS encoding IS630 family transposase (programmed frameshift), with the protein MAGKSKAIGEELYNQCKLELKKYGIRGEIGRRLQAIISAKEYGISKVAKIYRITRTTLMKWIARFKEKGVIGFAIQPGRGPKPKLNEEKKEKIREVIEEDGANLTAKKLQGIVEGMLAIKVSESTARRLMKKLGFTYITPRPAHYKQDKNKQEEFKKNLNEIVEKNRKKEVFFDESRFGTHSKVGHGWFKKGSRTQVKVKIGRENFYLYSAVNPRNGEDISLLAPHVNTDCMNIFLEQMSKDLGTREAFLIMDCASWHRSKGLKTPENITIIYLPPYSPELNPVERFWQHLKENIIKNKMYDSIKLLENAVSEFIRDITESSIKTICSVNYLSSYL; encoded by the exons ATGGCAGGAAAAAGTAAAGCAATAGGAGAAGAACTATATAATCAATGCAAGTTAGAATTAAAAAAATATGGAATAAGAGGAGAGATAGGAAGAAGGTTACAAGCAATAATATCAGCAAAGGAGTATGGTATCTCAAAAGTTGCTAAAATATATAGAATTACGAGAACGACATTAATGAAATGGATTGCAAGATTTAAAGAAAAAGGTGTTATTGGGTTTGCAATACAGCCAGGGCGAGGACCTAAACCAAAACTGAACGAGGAGAAGAAGGAAAAAATAAGAGAGGTAATAGAAGAAGATGGGGCAAATCTGACTGCTAAAAAATTGCAAGGTATAGTTGAAGGAATGTTAGCTATCAAAGTAAGTGAGTCAACGGCGAGAAGGCTTATGAAGAAGCTAGGATTTACATATATCACACCTCGTCCAGCACATTATAAACAAGACAAAAACAAACAAGAGGAGTTCAAAAAAAATCTCAATGAAATTGTGGAAAAGAACCGGAAAAAGGAGGTT TTTTTCGATGAATCGAGATTTGGAACGCACTCAAAAGTTGGACATGGATGGTTTAAAAAGGGCTCAAGAACACAAGTTAAAGTAAAAATCGGAAGAGAAAACTTCTATCTTTACAGCGCTGTAAATCCCAGGAATGGAGAGGATATTAGCCTACTTGCTCCACATGTAAACACAGATTGCATGAACATATTTTTGGAGCAGATGTCGAAAGATTTGGGGACTAGAGAAGCTTTTCTTATCATGGATTGCGCAAGTTGGCATAGGTCTAAAGGTTTAAAAACTCCTGAAAATATCACCATAATTTATTTGCCGCCGTACTCGCCTGAGCTCAATCCTGTGGAAAGATTTTGGCAACATTTAAAGGAAAATATAATAAAGAACAAGATGTATGACTCTATTAAATTACTTGAAAATGCTGTATCTGAATTTATTCGAGATATTACGGAAAGTTCGATCAAAACCATTTGCTCTGTGAATTATTTGTCTAGTTATTTATGA
- a CDS encoding recombinase family protein gives MRCFFQDTRCAIYTRKSNEDGLEQKFNSLDAQRVACEKYIKSREGWVALAKRYDDGGFSGKNLERPAIKELFEDVKAGEVDCVVVYTLDRLSRETKDSIEVTSFFRRHRVNFIAVTQIFDNNTPMGKFVQTVLSGAAQLEREMIVERVKNKIATSKEEGLWMGGTLPLGYDVKDKELIVNEKEAKTVKHIFERYMELKSMAELARELNREGHRTKRFEAKSGKVYGGEIFKKATVRRIITNPIYMGKTRHYEKQYEGKHEAIIEEEKWQKAQELIKNQPYRKAKYEEALLKGIIKCKSCNVNMTLTYAKKENKRYRYYVCNNHLVGKSCASKSRNIVAGEVEKEVMKRVEHLYKNWQEKAEEWSFGKQKEVVKNLINGVMVRDDGIVVSSESGEIFIPMNLKKKGNKCTVVEPEGKTNNALLKAVVRAHLWKRQLKEGKYRSVKELSVKINIGTRRIQQILRLNYLAPKIKEDIVNGRQPSNLRLVDLREIPMLWSEQVEKFYKLAS, from the coding sequence ATCAGATGCTTTTTTCAAGATACAAGATGTGCGATATATACGAGAAAATCGAATGAAGACGGTCTAGAACAAAAGTTTAATAGCCTTGATGCCCAGCGAGTAGCATGTGAAAAGTACATAAAGAGCAGAGAAGGCTGGGTAGCATTGGCCAAAAGGTACGATGATGGAGGGTTCTCAGGAAAAAACTTAGAAAGACCAGCGATAAAGGAATTATTTGAAGATGTAAAGGCAGGAGAAGTAGATTGTGTAGTAGTATATACATTAGACAGGTTATCAAGAGAAACAAAAGACAGCATAGAAGTGACATCATTTTTTAGAAGGCACCGAGTAAATTTTATAGCAGTAACACAAATATTTGACAATAATACGCCAATGGGAAAATTTGTACAAACGGTATTATCAGGAGCAGCACAACTAGAAAGAGAAATGATTGTAGAGAGGGTGAAAAATAAAATAGCAACATCGAAGGAAGAGGGTCTATGGATGGGAGGAACTTTACCGCTAGGGTATGATGTGAAAGATAAAGAATTAATAGTAAATGAGAAAGAAGCAAAGACAGTGAAACATATATTTGAGAGGTATATGGAGCTGAAGTCAATGGCAGAATTGGCAAGAGAGTTAAATAGAGAAGGGCACAGAACAAAGAGATTTGAAGCAAAATCGGGAAAAGTGTATGGAGGAGAGATATTTAAAAAGGCAACAGTCAGGAGAATAATAACAAATCCTATATATATGGGAAAAACAAGACATTACGAGAAGCAATATGAGGGAAAGCATGAAGCAATAATAGAGGAAGAAAAATGGCAAAAAGCGCAAGAATTGATAAAGAATCAGCCATATAGAAAAGCAAAATATGAAGAAGCGCTGCTAAAGGGGATAATAAAGTGCAAGAGCTGTAATGTGAACATGACACTAACGTATGCAAAAAAAGAAAATAAAAGGTATAGATATTACGTATGCAACAATCATTTAGTTGGAAAAAGCTGTGCGTCAAAGAGTCGGAATATAGTAGCAGGAGAAGTAGAAAAAGAAGTAATGAAGAGAGTAGAGCACCTATACAAAAATTGGCAAGAAAAAGCGGAAGAATGGAGCTTCGGAAAACAGAAGGAAGTAGTAAAGAACTTAATAAATGGGGTAATGGTAAGAGACGATGGAATAGTAGTAAGTTCTGAATCAGGAGAGATATTTATACCTATGAATTTAAAGAAGAAAGGAAACAAATGCACAGTAGTAGAACCAGAAGGAAAAACAAATAATGCGCTACTGAAAGCAGTGGTGAGAGCCCATCTGTGGAAACGGCAACTAAAAGAAGGAAAATATAGAAGTGTGAAGGAGCTGAGCGTTAAAATTAATATAGGTACAAGACGCATACAACAAATTTTAAGATTAAATTATTTAGCTCCGAAGATTAAAGAAGACATAGTAAATGGGAGACAACCGAGTAATTTGCGGTTAGTGGATTTAAGGGAAATACCGATGCTGTGGAGTGAGCAGGTAGAAAAATTTTACAAATTAGCGTCTTAA
- a CDS encoding ankyrin repeat domain-containing protein — protein sequence MVKFSKKEREEFNKSWKEVLDNSIENINKKDTKGRTILHYAVGMPDPKKVRLLIKKGANVNVADAGQYRPLHLAVMGQRVENTKELIKAGADVNAVERSSKFAALHLACMVSEIKIVEELVKAGANIEQKDKYGKTAMDYVRSNKEITEVLENVKMANKQREFIERVRVVSESTAAGVIEAKEELETVDEKVL from the coding sequence ATGGTAAAATTCAGTAAAAAAGAAAGAGAAGAATTTAATAAGTCGTGGAAAGAAGTATTAGATAACTCAATAGAAAATATTAATAAAAAAGACACAAAAGGGAGAACGATACTACATTACGCGGTGGGAATGCCAGATCCAAAAAAAGTGAGGTTATTAATCAAAAAAGGAGCGAATGTAAATGTGGCAGATGCGGGACAATATAGACCACTGCACTTAGCAGTCATGGGACAACGTGTAGAAAATACAAAAGAGCTGATAAAGGCAGGAGCCGATGTAAACGCAGTGGAACGAAGTAGCAAATTTGCCGCGTTACACCTAGCCTGCATGGTGAGTGAGATAAAAATAGTAGAAGAGCTAGTGAAAGCGGGAGCAAATATAGAGCAAAAGGATAAATATGGCAAAACAGCGATGGATTATGTGAGAAGCAATAAAGAGATAACAGAAGTGCTAGAGAACGTAAAAATGGCAAATAAACAGAGGGAGTTTATAGAAAGAGTAAGGGTTGTATCGGAAAGCACGGCGGCAGGTGTGATAGAGGCAAAAGAAGAGCTAGAAACTGTGGATGAAAAAGTGCTATAG
- a CDS encoding DUF2924 domain-containing protein, whose translation MEKKVEKEVKCLEKKALEELRKIWKKVFEEEAPQHSRKYLIPRLAYRIQEKAYGEISRKGAKRLEYLADRLEKGKRISSDKLPVEGTELILERGEETHAVMVTDKGLIYREEFFTSLSAVAGKIMGMSYNGPLLFGMREKERKSV comes from the coding sequence ATGGAAAAAAAAGTAGAAAAAGAGGTAAAATGTTTAGAGAAAAAAGCGTTGGAAGAGCTGAGGAAAATATGGAAGAAGGTATTTGAGGAAGAAGCACCGCAACATTCGAGGAAATACCTGATACCAAGATTGGCGTATAGGATACAGGAGAAAGCGTATGGAGAAATATCAAGAAAAGGTGCAAAAAGACTAGAATACCTAGCAGATCGGCTAGAGAAGGGAAAAAGAATAAGTAGTGATAAATTACCAGTAGAAGGGACAGAATTAATACTAGAGAGAGGGGAAGAGACTCATGCAGTAATGGTAACAGATAAGGGTTTAATCTACAGAGAAGAATTTTTTACGTCATTATCAGCAGTAGCCGGAAAAATAATGGGAATGAGTTATAACGGGCCGTTGTTGTTTGGTATGCGTGAAAAGGAGAGAAAAAGTGTGTGA